The region GTGAAGATAGAGGGAGCGAAGAGTCTTGAGGTAGGGGTAGACGGAAGGCTGAAGATAGTTACAAAGAAGGGAGAGGTGTATTTCACAAAGCCTGTGGCGTATCAGGAGGTGGAGGGGAAGAGGAAGTATGTGGAGGTAAAGTATGTGGTAGAGGGGAAGGAGTATGGATTTAGGCTTGGGGAGTATGATCAGACGAAGCCTGTGGTAATTGACCCTCTTTTGGCTTCTACTTATCTTGGAGGAGGGAGTGATGACGTTGCCTATGCCCTTGCAATAGATGGGAACGGGAATGTGTATGTAGCAGGGTATACAACTTCTTCCGATTTTCCCGTGACCAGCGGAGCTTATGGCACGACTTATAATGGTAATTATGATGTTTTTATCAGCAAGTTTAGTAGTGATTTGAGTGAACTTCTTGCTTCTACTTATCTTGGAGGAGAGAGTAGGGACTATGTCTATGCTCTTACGATAGATGGAAGCGGGAATGTGTATGTAGCGGGGGAGACATGGTCTTCCGATTTTCCCGTGACCAGCGGAGCATACGATACGAATGGTCGTCGTTATGATGGCTTTATCAGTAAACTTAGTAGTGATCTGAGCGAACTTCTTGCCTCTACTCATCTTGGAGGAAGAGAGGTGGACGTTGTCCATGCTCTTGCGATAGATGGGAACGGGAATGTGTATGTAGCGGGGGAGACATGGTCTTCCGATTTTCCCGTGACCAGCGGAGCGTATGACACGACTAAGAATGATAGTTGTTATTATCTGGTTGTTATGGTTGTTATTATGATGCCTTTATCAGCAAGCTTAGTAGTGATTTGAGCACTTCTCCACCGGAGATAGTTTCTTTCAGTGCTACGCCTATTTCAGGGGATCCCCCGCTTAGCGTTACTTTTACCTGTGAGGCAACAGATTTAGACGGC is a window of Desulfurobacteriaceae bacterium DNA encoding:
- a CDS encoding SBBP repeat-containing protein, whose product is MKKVFSISVFVFLFLISSGFSANPSLSEAQIKAKIKTIAVPFIENRGQVDGQVAYYAKTFGGTVFVTKKGELVYGLPAEKGEVALREVFVGAHVKDVKGEGKARTKVSYFRGKDRSKWVSGLSTYNYVNLGELWKSVKVKVRAYGDNVEKLFYVEPGGDVEKIRVKIEGAKSLEVGVDGRLKIVTKKGEVYFTKPVAYQEVEGKRKYVEVKYVVEGKEYGFRLGEYDQTKPVVIDPLLASTYLGGGSDDVAYALAIDGNGNVYVAGYTTSSDFPVTSGAYGTTYNGNYDVFISKFSSDLSELLASTYLGGESRDYVYALTIDGSGNVYVAGETWSSDFPVTSGAYDTNGRRYDGFISKLSSDLSELLASTHLGGREVDVVHALAIDGNGNVYVAGETWSSDFPVTSGAYDTTKNDSCYYLVVMVVIMMPLSASLVVI